The nucleotide sequence ACATAGAAAAAAGTGTAAAATCCAGTGCTGTACAAACTGAAAAAAAATCTTGGATGTTAGTACTTCAAAATCACCTGCCCCCTTATTTTCCTCAGTATACAAGAGTTACACAAGATATTTTATATCATAAAGCCATTTGATATTACCATGCTAATGTATTACTATGTAATATATAACAATACATCAGGTTACATTATGAAAACGGAATTGATTAGTACTAGAATCGAACATGACTTAAAAGTTGAGTTCACCAACATCTGTGATGATTTAGGTTTAAGTCCATCACAAGCTATTAAACTGTTTGCTAAAGCTGTTATCAACTATGGCGGTATTCCCTTCCAGTTAAAAGTTAAGCAACCTAACGCTGTAACTCGTCAAGCTATGGAAGAGTTAGAAAGTGGCAAGGGAACTAGAGTCAAGGATGCCACAGAACTATTCAGTGACTTGGGTGTAGATATTCAGGATGCTTGAACTCGTATATGGTAGTCAATTCAAAAAGGATTTTAAGAAAGCTCGTAAGCTTCCGATTGAAGATTTAAGCAACATTTTCAAAATCATATCGACACTTCAA is from Lentisphaera profundi and encodes:
- a CDS encoding type II toxin-antitoxin system RelB/DinJ family antitoxin → MKTELISTRIEHDLKVEFTNICDDLGLSPSQAIKLFAKAVINYGGIPFQLKVKQPNAVTRQAMEELESGKGTRVKDATELFSDLGVDIQDA